One Serratia liquefaciens genomic window, GCTTCTTGGTTTTCGGCAGGCTGCGCACGCTTTCGTCGGCCAAAAGATCCCCCAGATTGGCGGTCGCCAGGCGTTTGGCGAACAGCATCTGTTGGGTATCGAACACTTCGTTGATGTTGTTGCGCGTCATCATCCACGCCACCACACTGGCGGAGCACCAGGTCAATAATGCCAGCAGGCTGAAGATCAGGATCAGCCGCAACCGCAGACTGAGATGTTTCACGGTACATCCCCCAGGGTATACCCCACGCCGTGAATGGTGCGGATAAAGCCGTTGCCCAACTTGCGCCGCAGGTGGTGAATATGCACTTCTACCGCGTTGCTGCTGACCTCGTCGTCCCAGTTGTACAATTTTTCCTGGATCAGCGGCCGTGCCAGCACCCGCCCCTTGTTATGCAGGAACAGTTCCAGCACCGCCAGCTCACGCGGCGTCAGCGTGACCGGTTCGCCGTTGCAGCTTACGCTGCGGGTGGCGGCGTCAAACACCACATTGCCATGCACCAGCTGCGGCATCAGTTGGCCGTGGCGACGACGGATCAGCGCCTGCAGGCGAGCCGCAACTTCCGCCAGGGCAAAAGGCTTGCACAGGTAATCGTCGGCACCGCTCTGCAGGCCGCTGACCCGCTGCTCCAACGCGTCCCGTGCGGTAAGGATCAGCACCGGCACGTCGTGGCCAGCCTGCCGCCACTGTCGCAGCAGATCCAGACCGTCGAGGCCCGGCAGGCTGAGATCGAGAATAACCGCGTCGTAAGGCGCGCTTTCCAGCGCGTTTTTCCCCACCAGACCATCGGTAAACCAGTCCAGATTAAAGCCGAGTTTGGTCAAGCCGGCCTTGATGCCGTCGCCAATTAACTTGTCATCTTCTATCAGCAAAATTCGCATGTGCGTCCTTTTTTAGCCATTGCCGCCCATTACACCACAAGGTTCTTAAGAAGCTCTTAAGCATGATGATCTGCGCTACCCACCCCGTTAGGGTTACAGTAGAATGACAGCACTTTTTTGCAGCCAGGGCCCTGCGCATACCGCCCGGTCCTATTCAGGAGACGTAGTGATGAAACCCACCACCGTGACCCATTTGCGCCAGTGGAAGCAGGAACAACGCAAGTTCGCTTCCCTCACCGCCTACGATGCCAGCTTTGCCAAACTGTTTGAAGAGCAAGGCGTTAAAGTACTGCTGGTAGGCGACTCGCTGGGGATGACGCTGCAGGGCCACGACTCCACGCTGCCGGTCACCGTCGCCGACGTTGCCTATCATACCCGCGCCGTCCGCCGCGGCGCCCCGGCCTGTCTGTTGCTGGCCGATATGCCTTTTATGAGTTACGCCACCCCCTCCCTGGCCTG contains:
- the qseB gene encoding quorum sensing response regulator transcription factor QseB — translated: MRILLIEDDKLIGDGIKAGLTKLGFNLDWFTDGLVGKNALESAPYDAVILDLSLPGLDGLDLLRQWRQAGHDVPVLILTARDALEQRVSGLQSGADDYLCKPFALAEVAARLQALIRRRHGQLMPQLVHGNVVFDAATRSVSCNGEPVTLTPRELAVLELFLHNKGRVLARPLIQEKLYNWDDEVSSNAVEVHIHHLRRKLGNGFIRTIHGVGYTLGDVP